A region from the Algoriphagus machipongonensis genome encodes:
- a CDS encoding rhodanese-like domain-containing protein, which produces MEDITVEDLKARLEKKDKFVFLDVREEWEYEDDNLGAMNIPLADLPTRLDEIEKYKDDEILVHCRSGARSGNAKKFLESKGFSKVRNVLGGIMAYRNL; this is translated from the coding sequence ATGGAAGACATAACTGTAGAAGACCTCAAAGCAAGACTGGAAAAGAAGGATAAATTTGTATTCTTAGACGTTCGTGAAGAATGGGAATATGAAGATGACAACCTAGGAGCTATGAATATTCCTTTGGCTGATTTACCTACCCGTCTAGATGAAATAGAAAAGTACAAGGATGATGAAATCTTAGTTCATTGTAGATCTGGTGCTAGAAGCGGAAACGCTAAAAAATTCTTAGAATCCAAAGGATTTTCAAAAGTTCGAAATGTTTTAGGCGGAATCATGGCCTATAGAAATCTTTAA
- a CDS encoding GIY-YIG nuclease family protein: MSVCYIIFSPSLNKFYTGITQEPVHIRIEKHNKHQYGAHRFTAKATDWELYLLLEAQSYSHARRMELKIKKMKSAKFIRDLKENLDLQSLLIQQTI; this comes from the coding sequence ATGTCGGTCTGCTACATTATTTTTAGTCCTTCCTTGAATAAATTCTACACAGGAATTACCCAGGAACCTGTCCATATTAGAATCGAAAAGCATAACAAGCACCAATATGGAGCACATAGATTTACTGCAAAGGCAACTGATTGGGAACTCTACCTCCTGCTGGAAGCTCAATCCTATTCCCATGCCCGAAGAATGGAGTTAAAGATCAAAAAAATGAAAAGTGCAAAGTTTATCAGGGACCTAAAAGAAAACTTAGACTTGCAATCACTCTTGATCCAACAAACAATATGA
- a CDS encoding site-2 protease family protein: MYSKKEYLVHGLLFILTLLTATLAGGEWVYSKSILASGEDFLSMDYFWRSTAFSISFIGILLIHELGHFFTSLYHKVKCSLPFFIPVWLGFIGIPSIGTFGAVIKMKGMVNSRKKFFDIGVAGPLAGFVVALGLLVYGFSTLPPAEYIYEVHPEYADPNFEGYGEEVLNFELGNNLLFWGLGELFGDPERIPSMGEVIHYPLLFAGYLALFFTALNLLPIGQLDGGHVIFGLFPKHHQEISLIAFTGFIGYAGLGFITPFMELEDLMLMGPLYLGYLYLCYSKSNLSTQNKLTLILTIAAVQYAIAFFNPEWVGYQGWLFFAFLLGRVMGLRHPEVSGYKQLSTNRKIIGWVAILIFLISFAPKPFIFT, translated from the coding sequence ATGTATAGTAAGAAGGAGTATCTAGTCCATGGACTGTTGTTTATACTGACGCTACTTACAGCAACTTTAGCAGGTGGTGAATGGGTCTATAGTAAATCAATTCTAGCCTCCGGAGAGGATTTTTTAAGTATGGATTATTTCTGGAGATCTACCGCTTTTTCGATTTCCTTCATAGGTATTCTGCTAATTCACGAGTTAGGGCATTTTTTCACTTCACTTTATCATAAAGTAAAATGCTCTCTCCCTTTTTTCATTCCTGTATGGCTCGGGTTTATTGGGATCCCTTCGATTGGAACCTTTGGAGCTGTGATTAAAATGAAAGGGATGGTTAACAGCCGGAAGAAATTCTTTGATATTGGTGTTGCGGGTCCTTTGGCAGGTTTTGTAGTGGCTTTGGGCTTATTAGTCTATGGTTTTTCCACGCTTCCTCCCGCTGAGTACATTTATGAGGTTCATCCGGAATATGCAGATCCCAACTTTGAAGGGTATGGGGAAGAGGTTTTGAATTTTGAGTTGGGAAACAATCTCTTGTTTTGGGGACTAGGTGAGCTTTTTGGTGATCCAGAGAGGATTCCTTCCATGGGAGAGGTGATTCATTATCCATTGTTATTTGCAGGTTATTTAGCACTGTTTTTTACGGCCCTTAACTTATTGCCCATTGGTCAGCTGGATGGGGGACATGTGATATTTGGATTGTTTCCAAAACATCATCAAGAGATATCATTGATCGCTTTTACCGGTTTTATCGGCTATGCAGGATTGGGCTTTATTACTCCTTTTATGGAGTTGGAGGATTTAATGTTGATGGGGCCCTTGTATTTGGGCTATCTGTACTTGTGTTATAGCAAATCGAACTTAAGTACTCAGAATAAATTGACTTTGATTTTGACTATTGCTGCTGTCCAATATGCGATTGCATTTTTTAACCCAGAATGGGTGGGGTACCAAGGTTGGTTGTTTTTTGCCTTTTTACTCGGGAGAGTGATGGGCTTAAGACATCCTGAAGTTTCGGGATATAAACAATTGAGTACAAATAGAAAAATTATAGGTTGGGTAGCAATCCTTATTTTCTTGATAAGCTTTGCCCCAAAGCCATTTATTTTCACATAA
- a CDS encoding HAD family hydrolase produces the protein MKNALDADFLIFDLGNVIIDIDYQKSLNLIKSELPEIHHDKVDSFYITDFHKDYEKGLIDSNSFRNKVRSYFSQDWEDQKVDDLWNSLLMEIPEERIDLIKKLKEHYKLGILSNTNEIHILEVYKMLQKKFQLPDFSPLVDHVFLSHEMGESKPSAAIYQKMLNELGAEPERVVFFDDLEANIKGAADMGIQAVHVTGPDVIFDYLKHV, from the coding sequence ATGAAAAATGCTCTTGACGCGGATTTTTTGATTTTTGACCTGGGAAATGTCATCATCGATATTGACTATCAAAAATCTTTGAATTTAATTAAATCAGAACTTCCTGAAATTCACCATGATAAGGTGGATTCTTTTTATATCACTGATTTTCATAAAGATTATGAGAAAGGACTCATAGATTCAAATTCTTTTAGAAATAAAGTGAGATCTTATTTTTCCCAAGATTGGGAAGATCAAAAAGTTGATGATCTATGGAACTCTCTTTTGATGGAAATACCAGAGGAACGAATTGATCTCATCAAAAAGCTGAAGGAACATTACAAGCTAGGTATTTTAAGTAATACCAATGAAATCCATATACTCGAAGTATATAAAATGCTTCAGAAAAAATTCCAACTCCCAGATTTTTCACCTTTAGTTGACCATGTGTTCTTAAGTCATGAAATGGGGGAGTCAAAACCTTCGGCAGCCATTTATCAAAAGATGTTGAATGAATTGGGAGCAGAGCCGGAAAGAGTCGTGTTTTTTGATGACTTGGAAGCAAATATCAAAGGAGCAGCAGATATGGGAATCCAGGCGGTCCACGTGACAGGTCCTGATGTCATTTTTGATTACTTAAAACATGTATAG